From the genome of Gorilla gorilla gorilla isolate KB3781 chromosome 4, NHGRI_mGorGor1-v2.1_pri, whole genome shotgun sequence:
ctaagaatacaaaattagttgcggtgagctgagatcacgccattgcactccagcctgggcaatgacagcaaaactccgtctcaaaaaaaaaaaaaaaaaaagaaaagaaaagaaaaataccaagtGGCACCCCTCATTcctcctctccccccaccccaggtgCCATCAGTCTCCTTTCTGTAGTTGGGCTGgttttacctattctggatatgtCATATAAAAGGAATTGCACAATACGGCCCCTGGAATCCGGCCTCTTTCATTCCGTGTGTTTGCAGGAGGCATCCTCGTTGTAGCTTCAGTGCTTCCTTTTCAAGGCtgcgtaatattccatggtatgaataTACCGcattgtgtttatccattcattcattgttggaccttttgttgtttttgccttttggccattatgaataatgtCCTATAAATATTCCTGTACAAATTTCTGcatggacatgttttcatttctcttgggtatatatctgggagtggaattgctgggtccaaTGCTGATCCCGTGCTTAACTTCTTGAGGAACCGCCGAACGATTTTCcccagtggctgcaccattttccattttcaccagCAATGCGGGAAGGTTTCGATTtgtccacatcttcaccaacccTTGtgattttctggttttctttctttttttttttaattgtcaaatgatcctttattgaaatattttcctttgtgcttCTTAACTAGCTGGACATTCCCCGGCACCATTGTTGATGTCATCTATGATGTCATGAGGATGGAGGCCATCAGCATTGCAGCCCAGAGACTGGGCAGTCCCCAGGATCTTTTTAATGGTTCCAGAGAGTTCTCTGGCTAAAGATCAGTGCCACATCTGTGGAGCAATGTTGACAATCTCATCAAAAGTGATATTTCCACTGTGTttgatgtttttctgtttctttctgtctcctggCAGTTCCTTGAGGGCGCTGATGAtcagggcagaggcagaaggcaCCACCTCAATCTGGGCCTGTCTGTTCTGAATGGTCAGTTTCGCTGTAATCCTCAGACCCTTCCAGTCACCGGTTGCCTTGGCAATGTCATCACCAgccttttttggagacagacccAGGGGGCCGGTCTCGGGGGCCAGTGCAGACATGGCACCGACTTTGCCCCCACTGCACCTCAGGTATACGACTTTGCTCATGTTGGGGTGGAACTTCAGGGCATGGTGAAGGCAGCTGGTGTCAGATGAACCAGGATTCGGGACGACTGAAGAGAGTTGCCAAAAGCTGGTTTTCTTTCTAAATTGAAGCCATCCTAGTCGGTGTGAAGTGgaatctcattgtagttttcatgtccatttccctaatgactggtaatgagcatcttttcatgtgcttattggccatttgttcaCCTGCTTTGGAGAAGGTATTTAAATCCTCtgaccattttaaaattaggttgcctgtcttttttttatttttttatttgtattttttatttttatttttttggagacagagtctcactctgtcaccaggctggagtacagtggcacaatctcggctcactgcaacctccacctccccggttcaagtgattctcctgcttcagcttcctgagtagctgggactacaggtgcgcaccaccatgcccagctaatgtttgtatttttagtagagatgaggtttcaccatgttggccagcatggtctcaatctcttgaccttgtgatctgcctgcctcggcctcccaaagtgctgggatgacaggcatgagccaccgtgcctggcttattattattattatttttttgagatggagactggctctatcacccaggctggagtgcagtggcacaatcttggctcactacagcctccacctcctgagttccagcgattctcctgcctcagcctcctgagtagttgggatgacaggcatccaccaccacacctggctaatttttgtgtttttagtagagacggggtttcaccatgttggccaggctggtcttgcactcctggcctcaagtgatccgcctgccttggcctctcaaaatgttggaattacaggtgtgaactcccgcgcctggcctgggttgtttgactttttgtcgttgagttgtaagaattccttatatattctggatattaaacccttATCACATACATTATTTGCAAATAGTTTAATCcatttctgtaggttgtcttttcacattcttttttgagacaggggtctggctctgtcacccaggttggagtgcagtggtgtgatcatagctcactgcagcctcaacctcccaggctcaagtgattctcctgcctcagcctttcaagtagctgggaccacagccacgTGATGCTACaaccggccatttttttttttttttaatttgtagagacaaggtcttgctatgttgcccaggctggtcttgaatcttgaactcctgggctcaggcaatcctcctgcctcagcctcccaaagatctgggattacaggcctgagccactgtgcctggcaggatAATGTCTtctgatgcacaaaagttttttatttttatgaagtccaatttatctattttttcttttgttgcatgtgcttttggtgtcaaatctaagaatccattgccaaatccagGGTCATTAAAATTGACTTCTATGTGTTTTTCTAGCTGTGTTATAATTTTAGTTCATGTATTTAGGTCATTGATCCACTTTGAATTAGTTTTCAATACATGGTATGAGGTAAGAGTCCAGCTTCACTGCTTTTGGCATGTAAATCTCCAACTGCCCCTgcatcatttgttaaaaaggCCATTCTTTACCCTTTATCCACTGAATGGTCTTGTCCCCCTTGCAAAAATCGATCAGTCATAGTAGATCTtcgggtttatttctgggctttctattttattctattgcTCCGTATGTCTAttctatgccagtaccacatagttttgtagtaagttttgagatTGAGAAATGTGAATCCTCTAATTTCTTCCTCCCCTCACCAACActatttcttctttactttttagagatggcgtctcctatgttgcccaggctggactcccttcccgggctcaagagatcctcccacctcagcctcctcagtagctgggactacaggcacaagccactatacctggctaatttttttcttttgcaagaagaaaattattttacaatattattttatgatattatAATTCTTTTACAATATCTTTCTGGCTCTCTGAGGCCCCttgtagttccatatgaatttgaggattggtttttcttttttctttttatttttggagacagggtctcattctgtcacccaggctggagtgcagtggtgtgatgatggctcactgcagtattAACCTCTTGggtacaagtgatcctcctgccttagcctccctagtagctgggactactacgccatcatgcctggctaatttttgtattttttgtagaatgggggttacattgtccaggctggtcttgaattcctaggctcaagcgatccacctgcctccgcctcccaaagtgtcgggattacagatgtgagccactacgcctagcctggtttttctatttctgtgaaaaaggccattggaattttgatagagattgccttgaatctgtagatcattgCGGGGAGTATTGCTAACTTAACAATATTAGGTCATCCAATCCATGAACGTGGGATGTCTTTCCATCTTTAGAGCCTCttactttcagcaatgttttgtagttttcagtgtcaaagtctttcatttcctttgtcaaatttgtttctgggtattttattcttttgcatcctattgtaaatagaattggtttcttaatttccttttcagattgttcattgctggtgtgTCATTTTTCTCCCAgaccaaaaagtttttaaaagtaaaacaaaaacaaacccatggccaggcgtggtggctcacgcctgtaatcccagcactttgggaggccaaggcgggtggatcacgaggtcaggagatcaagaccatcctggctaacacggtgaaaccccgtctctactaaaaatacaaaaaaaaaaaaaaaaaaaaaaaatttgccgggcgtggtggcaggcgcctgtagtcccagctactcaggaagctgaggcaggagaatggcgtgaacctgggaggtggagcttgcagtgagcggaggtcgcgccactgcactccaacctgggcgacagagtgagactccatctcaaaaaaataaaaaaacccaaaaaaccaccCATGTGGGTCCCACTTTGCCTTTGATTGTGGTTGTTGGCCTCTGTCACCTTCCCTGCAGAGCCTGGGGGTGGTCAgtctcctcccttttttttttctttttttgagacagagtctcgctctgtcgcccaggctggagtgcggtggcacgatctcggttcactgcaagctccgcctcccgggttcacaccattctcctgcctcagtctcctgagtagctggggctacaggtgcccgccaccatgcccggttaattttttttttttttttttttttttgtatttttagtagagatgggatttcaccgtgttagccaggatggtctctatctcctgacctcgggatctgcccgcctcggcctcccaaagtgctgggattacaggcgtgagccactgcgcccggcacgGTCTCCTCCCTTTACAGGCTGTGAAGATGGGCATCCTGCATGTGGTCAGGGCTTTCATAGCCAGCTGGGTTGACAGCAGTGCCTCATCTGGGTCTTCCAGTTAGGGGAGAAGCTGGGCTCAGAGTATGAAGATGGGGGCGGCTGTGTTACCGCCCACAGGCTCCTCCTCCTGCAAGGcaggtcatgccactgtaccagCGACAAACTCTGTGGCTCTCCTGCATCCAGCCCCTCCTTGCTGCTATGGTTGGGAGCCTTTCTGGGAGCCCTTAAGCTCTTGTCTCCCACATGGATGGGGTGCGCAGCCCAGGAAGGCTCTGCTGGTCCAGATCCCcatgcccacctgggcctctgcTCCATGCAGGTGGTGGCTGCTCCCGCTCCACAGTCTGAGTTTgctgccttttcttctttcttcttctaacACAGAGGGCATGGAGGGGGTTGTGGTTGGTAAACCCAGTGTGCCTTGCTCTTGGACTCCCTGGCACCTTGGATCCCGGGCTGCTCGCTGGGGGCCTATGACAGGCCCTGTGCTGCCCTGGGGCTGGTGCTTTCAGGGCTGGCTTCCCCATCGCTGGGTTTGGAGGAGCCCCTGGCTACAGGGTGGAACCTGGTTGGCCCCCAGCAGCTGCTGAAGGTGGAAGTAGCTGGCAGTTGGGGGCTGGTTCTCTGTGGGGCAAACTCTGACCACGGTGAGCCAGGCAGGGGCCAGGACTGGGGAGCAGTTGGTGAGGGTGTGCGGGCAGCTCTCTGGGCCtccccctgctgggaggtgagcCTGGGACCCCATGTGgggagcccccagcccccagctcctGCCAGCCCTGGGTTGGAGGCTGCGGAGCTTCCCGGCCACGCAGCTTGTCCTCCCTGGAGGGCCCTGGGGGCTTACACCGTCAGGCAAAGCCTTCCCATCCACCCCTCCAGCTTGCGTGCGGTGGATGGTGGATGACCCTGGAGGGCAGCCGGGAGAGCCTCCAAGGGGAGGCCAGAGGGGAACCCACAGCTCTGAGTACCCCTGCGCCTCCCCCTGCAGATGCGGCTGTGGTTCTGTTGACCTCACCAGGCTGTGGGGATCTGAGTGGGGGTCCTGGGGTCTGGGCAGTTCTTCTGACCTCATCAGATGGCATCTGCTCTCCGATGCTGAGCCGTGGGTGACATCAGCCTTCTGGGCCCAGGAGGCCACCTGGCAGGATGGCTCAAGCAGCCTTGGGCAGTCACCTTGGTGGCTGTCGCTGGTGGCCATGAGCCCTGCATGAGTGTCCCTGGCCTCAGCActgggggctcctcacttcctggCCCCTGGAAGCAAACTCAGAGCATGCCTGTGGGGCCACAGGCTGTTTGGAGGACGCTGCAGTGATGGCCTTCTGGGGAGTGAGGGCTGGGTTTTGGatagggaggtgggaggtggggggtcctGAACTGCCTTTCCCGCCACGTCAGGACCCAGGGCTGGGGACAGCGGGAGTCTCGGGGGCTGCATGGACGATGGGGGAGGACGTgcaggctgggaggggagggggtggagcGCATGGGCTGCCTGGCCATGTCTTGGGGACATGAAGCCTGGTTTGCCAAGTGGGAACCGAGGGACCTGTGCTCCAAGAGACACATCCAGGGACTGCAATCAATTTCCAAAGGGCCTTTTCTCCTTTCAGCGATGCTGTTAAGAAAGGCAATAAATCATGTGCCACAAGAATCTTGGGAGAACCCACGAGCTTGGGAGCTGGTGACAGACCCCCATTCGGAGCGCTCTCTGCACAGCTACACAGCAACCCCGCCCCCGCCTGCCCATCAGGACGGCTCCGCAGCTGCAAAGGGCGAGTGCTTGGTTCCCAAGGCAGGGCCCAGCTCCATGGATCTCCTCGCCTCACTCTCCTCCTTGAGCCTCAGGGACCCGGTGGCCACGGCACTCCCAGTTCTCCCCAGAGTTGCTGTTCCCACTTCTGGCTGTGAGGTAGGTGGCATGGCAGAGGGGGCTGGCCTGGGACGTGGGATCCTGCTGTGAGCGGCACCAGTGGGGTTTGTCATGCTGACACTGATGACAGAGATGAACTCATGGTCCCCCGGCCCTGGGGAGCAGAGACTCCCTTCCAGGCAGCAGGGCAGGGTAGGTGCATCCAGCACCCTCCATGGTCACAGCCCTCCACCAGGTGGCAGGTCACGCCATGCCTTCTCTGTCCTCACAGTGGTGTGGCGGGGCTGGGTGTGTAACTCTCGTCCTGTGTCCCGTGGACACTGGTGCCTGGGTCACACAACAGCGGATGGAGCCTCAGAGCCCCAGGAGCCCTGTGGCTGCTCCTGCCCCTGGGATGGCAGGGCCAGCGCAGGGACTGTGGGGCTCAGGAGGAGGGACCCCCTAGCTCATTATGTAGAGGAGGCGGCAGTCAGGTGGACGGGGTGGGCACGGGAGGGAGGATGGGATGGGCAGGGAAGCGGCCCCAACAGCTGCAGTGAGGTTCTTTCCCAAggtggaggagggggaaggacAGGCAGGGCCCATGTGGTTGGGCTCTTCCTCCTCCAGCTCAGGAGCCACCGACAGGACATGGCCTCAGCTGGGTGGCACCAGGTGACCGGGCCCAGCTCAGAGTCTGCTCTCCTCTGACGGTCCAGGCGGGTACCGTGCAGCCCTGGGACTTGGCATCGGCTGAGCTGTGGCAAAGAGCTGTGTTCTTCCCAGCTCCCAAGCCCTGTGGCACCCGCAGTTGTGAAGTCCTCAGGTGACCTCGGACAGTGTCCATTGGGTGCTTCCCTGGTGCCAGTGCTGTTCTGGAAGCTTCTGTGGTCTTGTTTGGTGCTCACAGCACTCATGCCTGCAGTAACTGTCCCCACGTTAAAGTGAGGGACAGGCTGGGGCTTGGAGGTGCCACGGTGGCGCCAGTGTCCCAGGGCCACCAAGCAAACCACCGTGGGCCTGGCAGCCTGAGCGGCAGGCAGGCCTGTATTCCCTCTCCACCCGCCCTGTCTGGAGGCTGGACTTGGAGACAGAGGGGCCTCTTGGCTATCTTCTTCCAGGACCACTCTCCCTGGCAGGTAGGCTGTGTCCTCGTGTGGCCGTCCCTCTGTGCACAGCTGTGTCCTAATcttccttcttataaggacaccagtcctattgcaTTAGGGCCACCCCGGTGACCTCATGTCACCATACTCACCCgtgcaaaggccctgtctccaaatacagccgCAGGCCCGGGTGCAGGGGTTCTGGGCGCTGGGGCTTCCGCAGGCGGATGTGGGAGGTCCTGCTCGGCCCCCGCTCTGGCCTCCCCGCCCGCCCTGTGTCCTTCAAGGGTTCCTTCCTGGTCTGTGCCTGACTCTGAGGCTCTGTCCTGTCTGGGGACGTGTGGGCTCCGGACCACCCGGTAACTGAGTCTGACATACAGACCCCCAGAGGCCAACTGTTCTGCCGCCTCCCGAGGGCTATCTGCCAAGACTCCTGGAAGGGGGCCAGGCACAGATGTGTGTTGGAGGCCACAGCTGCCCAtctggcaggtgcctgcagtctcaCCCAGCAGAGCCACGCTGAGCAGGAGCCCCCATGAGAGGCAGCCTCAGTGGCTGGCGCTCAGTGGCTGGCACAGGACAGCCCCCGTGGCCACCCCTGGCCCTCACCGGCCCCTCGCCGGAAGGCTGAGCATTCCTCCACATGGcatcaccaggcctggcccctTCACCACGACCACACAGGGTCTGGCAGTGGCAGGGGCAGGTGTGGGCCTGGCTCAGCCCTGGCCTCCCCCGAGGCCGGCTTCTGCAGCGTGCCCATCCCCATGTTTACGAGAACTCGATTTGTACTCATCTCGGTGACAGAAAAACTGGTGCTAATGGGAAAAATATGACTCTCTCAACAGGAGCCCGCCTGGCACAGCTGCGTGAGTGCCAGGCGTCCTTGCCTGAAACAAACTGCAATTCAGCACGGGATTCCAGGATTCCATGGCAACTGCTCGTGCCCTGTGTTCCGGCCCCGGCTGGGGCTTGGGAGCAGCCGCTGTGTCATGGGGGATCCACTTGTTTACCGACAGCCCCAAGGACCCGGACATGGTGCCAGCTCCCCATGCCTTGGCCCTGAAATCTGGGAGGCCCATTGCGGCCGGtgcttcccccaaccccactgaACATCTCCTTCCCGCCCTGTGTCCACCCACCTCCTGCCCAAGACCCCTGAGTGTTCGTGGGCTCTACCTGGTGGGATGGTCTTTGGCTTGTAGACAGGGGTTGGTTGGCAGCATAGTGTCCCCTATCGATGTCCACATCCTAACAATGATGTCCACATCCTAGTGGGAGCCTGTGACTACCTGGCTCGGGGGATACAGGTTGCAGATGAAATGAAGGTTGGATCAGCTGACTTTAAACTAGGGCGGTGACCCTGGAGCATCCCAgggggcccagtgtaatcacaaggtccttaaaagtggaggaggggccagtgtggggctcacacctgcaatcccagagctttgggaagccgaggcagcaGGATCCCCCGAATCCAGGAGTGCgaagccagcctaggcaacaaagtgagaccgagtcttcaaagccagcctgggccacatagtgagactgagtcctgtctctacaaaaagtaaacaaaaattagccgagtgtagtggcgcatgcctgtggtcccagctactcaggaggctgaggtgggaggattgcttgagcctaggtcaaagctgcagtggccatgatcacacccctgcactccagcctgggtgacagtgagaccctgtcaaaaaaaaaaaaaaagtggaggagggaggcaggcgAGCCGGGCTCAGTGAGGAGGGCCCAGGCTGCAGCGGGTGCCAGAATCTATCCTGGAAAAAGGAATGACATGAACACGAGGGAAGCCCCAAAGGGCCATTCAGTGCAGTGCTGAGCGAGAGGGGATGTCCTTGAGGAGCCACGAGCCCTGGTGATGAGGCCGTGGTGGGTGGGGGCCCAGCGGGTAGCAGGCGCCCCCTCTGCGTGCGCAGCGGGGCTGGTTGCTCCACATATCACCCTAGTGCATCCGAGTCCCGAGCTGCCACTCCTGCCGGCCTGctctggggcggggcggggcggggcggggcttgCACAAGCAGCACCTGTAGGTCCTGAGTGTGTGGCTCCCTCAGCCCCAACACACCCCCCAGCCCAAGTGGTGGAGCAAAGGTCTCCGCACATGGCCTTGGGGTGGGGTTAGGACCCCAGTCCCTGCCACCACCCAACAGGCAGGGCTTTGGGCAAGCTACTCAGTGCCCGAGACCTAATTTCTGGTCGGCAGGTGAGAGGGGCCGGGGGGACAAGAGCCTGTTCCCAAGCTCTCCAGAAGTCAGGCCCCTGAGGTGGTGCAGTGTGGCTGACATGACCATCCCCACGGACCCTTGCCTCCCACTCGCCCCGCAGGACCGTGCCCAGGCCTGTTGCCTCTGCTGTGGCTTCCAGAACATTCCCCCGGCTCCCAATCCCTGCACGGACCTTCCTGCTTGGGAAAAACCTCAAGGGACAGGCCATGACCTGCAGAGCAGAGTGTGATCTGGAAACGGGAGCCTTTCAAGAATTGGCCAGATGGGgacaggcgtagtggctcacgctgggaggctgaggcaggtggatcacctgaggtctaaagttcgaaaccagcctggccaatatggcgaaaccctgtctccaccaaaaatataaaaattagctgggtgtggtggtacagacctgtaatcccagttacttgagaggctgagacaggagaatcgcttgaacccaggaggtggaggttgaggtgagccaagatcgcgccactgcactccagcctgggtgacagcgtgcgactccatctcaaaacaaaaagtaaacccAAAAAGAGTTGGCCAGAGGGATGTGCAGATGTGATTAGGACTAAGGACCCACACAGCCCCAGGTGGGTACGGCCCCTAGGCCTGGAAACACTTCTGGCCTGCATGAGAAGTAGTGACGGTGGGCGTGGGTCAGAGGCCCTGAAGTGGAGGAACGGGCCACGAGCCAAGGAGAGTGGGGGCCTCCAGAAGTGGGGAGGAGCGGGGAAGCGGCTTCTCCCCCAGGAACTCTGACGTGGCCCAGATTTCAATGCAGACTTGAATGGGGCCTCTAACCGTGAGAGGATAACTGtcattttaaagagaaagacACGTGTCTGGCCTACCTTGCAAGATGGCTCTTGCCACACAGTACGCTCCCCGATGTGGGGTCTGCACCACAGGGCCAGGGGCACTGCCTGGGAGAAAAGGACCGAGACCTTTGCACACTCCTCGACGTGCCAGGACCCCTGTGGCCGCAGTGCCTGCCTGGAGAGCGCCCGGGACGCAGAGCTGCTGGTGGCCCTGGGGACAGCAGGGGGGACCCGGGCAACGTCCCCCCACCGCCCAGAGCTCTGCTCTGACCGATGCCCCCCTGCGGTGGGGTGGGCAGTTTCCTTAAAGACACAGCCGCCAGCCGCGGAGTCTGCGCGTGTTGTTTACTGTTTGTCACTCTCTGCTCTTAGCTTCACATTGCCATTTCGTGTTTTGTCAAAGTCCGTCTCAATTTGCGTTTggtaaaataaatagataatgagCCTCTAGGCCGGCACTCTCTCGAGCCGGTTAACGTCGTGATTGAATTTTCGCATCAGATCTGTGAAGACAGCCCACGTGCAGGCGGCACGCGGTGCCCATGGGGTTGGGCTCCAGGGTggagcgggggcggggggggggggtcttgACCCCTCTGGAGCCACCTGCCTTTTGACAGGTGGtgattttgtctcaaaacaaacagaaacgcGTGTTGGGTAAGAACTGAGTTGAAGGACTGGATGGGAAGCTGTGTGTGCGGGTGGAGCTGGGCTTCTGGAAGATTCTGGTGTTGCCGCCTGGCACGCCCTGTGAGCTGAGTGAGGCCGGGACTCTCTACACCTTCTGGACCCGGGCTGCTTTCTCGGCCCAGACGTGGGGATGGGATTCGTGCCGGAACCTTCTTCTGGTGGGAGCTCGCATTCCAAAAAGGAGCAGCGGAGGGGCCGCCTCTGTCCTGCCTTGTCACGTCCCGGCCAGCCCCGGCTCAGTCTCCAGCTCCACCCCCTGAGGGCCAGGTGTGTCTCTGGCCAAACGTGACCAGGCAGGGTTCCATCCACCCAGAAGATGCTCTTGGCCACGGCAGGCCGCCAGCCGCACCGCAGGGGAGCCGGGCCTCGCCGCACCAGCTCTCGCTTCCGTGGTCGTGGGCCTCTTACCGCCAGAATGAAGCCACCTGGCTCCTTCACCTCTCAATAATCCTGATTCCCGACGAACACGGAAAGAATGCTTTTCAAAATACCATCACCGTGGTTGTGTTCTGTTTGCAAAACTGCTCATACACGCCCTGCGGCCCCTCCTGGGCGGCACTGTCCACACAGCTCCTGTCTGCACCACAGGCCCAGCTGTCAGCCGAGGTCGCATCAGCATGGGCGGCTCAAGGCTGGAGACGGGGCTGGTGTCACCCGGAGCCGTCCGGGACCCGGCAGTGCCTCTCGCCTGAGTGTGAGGAACGTGTGGGGACAGAGCGGGGAGACCACGCCGCCTGCATGTGTGTGCCCCCAGGTGCCGGCCGTGGTGCCATCTGCACATGCGTGTGCTACACCTGTGTGCGGGCACAGGCATGGAGACCACAGGCAGGGCTGCTGTCCCCGCGCCTGCAGGGAAGAGCAGCCCTTTGGAGGGAAAGGAGCCCCGTGGACTAAGGCAGGGGCTACCTCGCCAGGGACCTGCCTCCCCTGTGCACGGCCACAGCGGCCCCTGCTGACAGCTCTGTGTGAGAGGGGCCAAAACTGGAGTCCAGAGACCTGGAGGTGCGGGGAGGGTGGGCTGTGCGCCTCCTGCTCAGTGATGCTGCCAGCGGCCAAGGACAGCCGGGACCCCTGGGTGGCTTCCTTCACACCCGCCAGTTGGAGGGGcgtctccttcttcctctctcttggtTTCCCGAATTTCCAGTGTCCCCCAGCTGGCTAGGAAATGTCCCTGTTTGCGTGCACTGACTGTGAGAGGTGGCGGGCCTGGCTGGGGCAGCGCCTCTCGCTCGCTCTTGGCCTGATGGGGACAGCTGCCCCAGGGACCCGTAGGAGCCCCAGCGCCTGCCTCTCCGCCAGGGCTCTGTCGGGGGGTTTTTCTGCAGCTAATGCTCTGattacatggaaataaaatgaGGTGTTTCCCCTTTCAGCGTCTCAGAGAAACACAGAACAGGAGAGGGACAGAGGCGCCGCAGCCGCGGGGGTGCACCTGGATGCTGGTGCTCAGTGGGAAGCCACCGACAACCCGAGCCCTCCCCTTCCCTGACATTCCAGACACGACAGCGAAGACAGACAAAAGCGAGTAGCAGGGCCCTCCTGCCGTCATCAGCAGCTAAGGCAGCAGCCAACGTTCACACTGCGGGGCCGCAGCAGCCGACGCCCCATGCCCCGTGCCCCGGCGAGTGACAGCTTCACTATGTACAGCAGGCGGCCGTGGCCTGGTGGGCCCGGGTCACGCCGCTATCTGACACGCTTCTCCACCGAGTACACGGAGATGTAGTAGTCGTTGCTTCCCACGGCCAGGTGAGGCTGCGAGGAGAGAGAAGGGGTGAGCAGGGATTCAGGTGCGGGCAGACactgcggggggcgggggggcgcaGGCCAACCCGCATCCTTAGGCAGCTCCTGCCGGGGTCTCAGGAACCCCTGCGCCCACCTCAGGCCCGGAAATGCCGGGCCGGTCC
Proteins encoded in this window:
- the LOC129533969 gene encoding uncharacterized protein, with the translated sequence MGCLAMSWGHEAWFAKWEPRDLCSKRHIQGLQSISKGPFLLSAMLLRKAINHVPQESWENPRAWELVTDPHSERSLHSYTATPPPPAHQDGSAAAKGECLVPKAGPSSMDLLASLSSLSLRDPVATALPVLPRVAVPTSGCEEPAWHSCVSARRPCLKQTAIQHGIPGFHGNCSCPVFRPRLGLGSSRCVMGDPLVYRQPQGPGHGASSPCLGPEIWEAHCGRCFPQPH